Genomic DNA from Vicugna pacos chromosome 14, VicPac4, whole genome shotgun sequence:
ATGTATCAGCTACAGGGCGGGGGAAGTTGTGAATATTCTCAATGGCTAACGGCCTGACGCCAAGCTCAAATCCCCTGTTCTCGCTGAAATCAGCTTCTGTATCCCCTACAGTGTCTTCagagtttcagaaaaagaaactgaattacGCTAAAGTCCGTGGGACCACTGACTtatgaaagaataaaaggaaaaacaaaagaagcaaaGGGATGTGGTCCCTTCGGACAAACATGCATACACTCGTGTGAATACCTAATAGTAATATTTATTAGGAGGAAATCCCTAATTCCAAAGCAGCTCGTGTAAACAGGCTATATTTATAAATTCGGCCGAGTCGGCAGTGCCTGGTCCCATGAGTCGGGTGCAGCGTCCTCACCTCTTCTCGGCTGTGAGCTCCCCACACGGGCTCAGCTTTCCCAAGGCCCGAAAGTCAAGTTCGTGCTCAGAAATTTAGTGATGCGGCTGTCGTCAGCACAAAGCCCACTTAAAATGAGGACCGTTTTGAAATACATATATCTCATGCTGTTTGTATCCCAGAAAAGATTTCTTTATGGAAAGAAGTAAACCTGTTCTGAAACGCTTAGATTCCCAGACGCCGTTCGTCAAGGGTTTCCAACTATTAGGACTCAACACCCTTCTACCGTCAGCCTCAGTCCCTCGGCCACACCTGCGCCAGGGCAGCGCCGGGTTCAGGTTGAACTTGGGACTCCGAAATGCGGAGATGACATCTTTTTAACCCGTGTCCCCGGGGGCCGAGCACCAAAGAGCGAGGGAAAGGGACCGGGTGCATGGAGGGAACGGTCCACCTGTGTTTCCCGGCGGCGGGGAGGGTGGGGCGGCAGGGTCCCAGGAGCCTCCGTGGAGCCCGCGGTAGAAGCGCCACCAGGTCGCTCCCGGAAGGCTCTTCTTACCTGTCGGACTGGCGGGCGCGGCGGCGCAGGCCGGCGGGCCAGGTGGCGAGGCGAGCAGCGGGCGAGCGGCCTCAGGAGCGGCGAAGCAGCGCACGCGGCAGCCCGCGTCCCGGGACTGCGCCCTGACGCTCCGCGCGTGGCTCCCGCAGCCCCGCCCCGCTCGGGCCCGCCCCCGACGGCGCGGGGGGGGCGGCCCCCGGCGGGCGGGGGGCCTCCGCGAGCCCGCTGGCGCTGCCCCGCCTGTTCTGGGCAGCGCATCCTTTCCTGCCCGCGCCCGGCTGGCCGGCTGCTGGACAGGAAACCCGGCAGGAAACGGGCAGCCGGCCGGGGGCCCCGGGTAGGGGACGCGGACCCCCaaccacacacacccacagtcGGGACCTGGGTTTAAGGGCGAGCAGGCGCAGCCCAATtacttctccccccaccccttgccATTGTCTTCGGGGGGACCACGGAAGTCAGTCACAGAAGTAGCCAAACTGGTGGGCTGTAAACTTGGTTTCCCAAAGGTCATTGGAGAGTTTCAAAAGAgaataattcatgtaaattgctgcttctttttttttcctcagaagcCAGAAGtggttatttaatttaaaataacattttaaaaattctaatctgTAAGTGTTaaagttgtgtttttaaaagaatactgGAGCATTGAGTTCTTCCACCTTAACTACTGCGCTTGTTTTTGAATACACGTATCAACGCGTGGCAACAGAAATCGGAGCACATTAGTGGCCCCTGGAGACCAGGTGATTGTAAAGAGGCACCAGGACACTTTTAGGGATGATAAATACATCTCCCATTCTACTGGTTGGGGAGTGAATTACATGGATTTATTATACCTTTGTCAAAACATCCAATTTAAGATCTGTGCTTTGcactgtatgtaaattttacctcaatttttaaaactcttcgAAATATATCATTTGCAGATCCTTGAATCTATCACTTAATCTTTTAAAAGACAGCACAATTATTCACTTATCAGAGCTATCAGAGATTGTCAGAGATACCAAATTTTGCAAAGTACCTATCATGTCAAATAATTAATGCAAGCAGTACTGACTAAATCTACCCAAAGTTTCAAAAAAGGCTTTAaggtgttgactgaaaaaaaaaaaaaagcacaacatgagagttgtgaCTTAGTTTTAACTGGGGCAAAATGAGGGCTATAGCCTGGGAGACTgtggaactgctctgaagaggtggaGGGGAGGTCAGAATATCTGTGATTTGGGTGAAGAGGGAtacatgcagtcaagcacacattttggcACTGGGTTGCTGCTAGTCACAATTATCCAGCCCAGCATCCATTTGTCAACTCAAGTTAGAACGCCTTTTAAATATATGCCACAGGTGCTGCCATTTTTGGTTTAGAAAGCAAAAGCTCAATGGAGAGACTGGGCTTTGGAGTTAGATAAAGCTGAGATTAattccagccctgcctctgcaaCCTTGGGCAGATACTTAAGCCCTCCTTTCCTCCACTTACTGTAAATGTAATGGGTATATTGAAGCTTTGTAGTGATTGAGCGAAACATAAAGAAAGCAACTTGCTCAGCATTGATCTTTCAGACACATCCTCTCCCTAGAAACCTAAATCCAGGTGCAAATGGCTGCATCTGCATCTATGTGCTTGGTCATTTTTGAAATAAGAGCTTTATTGAGATTCTTGGTAGTTTTGCCTTAATTAGTATTCTTGCCAAACTATTGTTTACTGGACAGTTAAGTTTAACCCCTTCTAAAAGAGGGCAACATAGATGTGAAGGAATAAAAAAGCTTTCAAAAGAATAGCGGTATCATCTTGTCTGTTCTGAACGAAAACAAGCTCGCTGGCAAGATACCTTGAGTTCTCTTTCTGAGTCAGTGACTGGTCTAGTGGTCTTGTGCCAGTTGTGTAAACTGTATTCACTGTCTCAGTAACTGCCTTTATACAAGTGGAGAGATCTTTTCCCCCCTAGATAATACTCTGAGACAAGCTTTAACTGACTCATGATTGTCAGAACCAAAAGAAGAACACGAATGATCCAATTTTCACACTGTGATAGCAAGATTTTACATGTGTGGTAACCTGACTTTTCTGGAGTACTTCCCACGTCATAGATATGGCCCATGTCACGGAATTTGAATAAGATGGTGTATCTCAGGCAGGCTGAGCCCTGACAAGTCTGGGTAAGAAACCTCTTGAGAAGAGGGTAAAGGACACAGATTTAGGTTTCAGAGTCAACTCACGACACAAAATTCAAAAACCACTCAAAGTAGTTAATACTTAACTAGGAGTTTACCATGTACAATCACTGGCTTAGGCCAGTGGGAATTCAAAAGAAGTATTACGTGACAGTCCTTGAACTTAAAGGAACccaatttctctgttttcttctgacATCAGGATAACAATTAGAGGACAAGACAGTCAAGTATACGGCAGAGACGTAAGTCTTAATGGAGTTTAGAAATAGAGTTGTGTCCTAGAAACAAATTTTTCAGGAGCAGGTAGGATGGAGCAAAGTATGGTTTTGATTATTGGGGGTGGCGGTAGTAGGTGaatgggaagaaataaaaaaagaaagtctggacaaagcagggagggtatagctcaagtggtagagtgcatgcttagcatgcacgaggttctgggatcaatccccagtacctcctgtaagaataaacaaataaataaacctgattacctccccccaccaaaaaaaaaaaaaaaagaagtttggaCAGACAAGGAAGATGTGCCCCAGGAATAGGAAGGGGCAGACCTCACGTTGTTCCCTGACCCAATGCCTTCCACCTGATGATCTCTTGGTTCTTGTGAACCTAGTGTTCCagctctccctcttcctcctcagaaCTTCATGAAGgctccttcttctgtcttccaaGAAGCCATCCCCTTAAAGGCAGGGGCTGTATCTTacttcttttgggggggggaattttatttatttatttatttatctatctatttttagaggaggtactggggattgaatccaggacctggtGCAAGCTAAGCACGCACCCTACCGCTTCAGCTATCCCCTCAGCACCCCCTGCACTTTACTCACTTCTGTATTCCCCTAGGGGCCCACAGTTCCTCACACAAAGTCAACAGGTATTCAaaaactgtttctttttattgaattGAATGGGAGATAAAGTAAGGTAGAGAAGCCAATTTATAAACAGGCATACACATcggagttcattcattcagtaggtatttattgaatgctcactgtgtgccaggcctcaTTCTAGGCTCTGAGGACACATCCATGAACAAAGCAGATAAAAACCTCTGTCCTTGAGAAAATTATACTCAAGATCTATCATAAGGGATGGGATCAGCAATAATTTACATAAATCCAACCATATCAATCAGCCGAAAAAACCCCaccacatttaaatagtataattGGTGCTATAAGTCTACTGTTGatatgtaatttttaatgatatattttacttatattcATACCCATGTATCACTCTACAGACATTCTAACTGTTAGATTATATAGAGAACTTTATTGGCAATTTAAGAGATTTTCAGGGATCATTTTGAGCATGCTCGAGTCCATCCTTAGGCACAGCCTTTAAAACCTAACCACCTTGTAAACTGTGACTGTACTGTACCAAAATGGAAACTCTGAGATTGCTGGGCAAGGGAGAATCGTTTTAATGTGGTTAAGTCCATGTCTGCTCAGTTTAGTCTGGTAACAGGGAACCAGAGATAGTACATTCACATAAATACACATGGTCAACAGTGGACTTCAcatcaagaatttaaaaaaaagtttgtaagCCATTTCCCATTCTTTTAAAACAACTAAAATAGTAAGAGCTTGAggtcataaatatttataatcaaCTCTTGACTACAAAgtctaaaagaaagaaatcttaacATACTGGCTTATTCTGACTAAATGTttatcattttcatatatttttcaaagagtAAAAAGAACACCAAATtgagaaaaatcatttctaattttgcAATAATTCTACTCTATATACATTAACACCAATCATTTAACTCTGAAAACATTCTTTGCATGTacaatgtaaaaaaatttttgacagtATGACTAGAAATTTTTCATTATCATAAAGCTACGAACATTTATGCTCCTAAGAGCAAAgtcagaaaagcaaaaataataattataacagtGATAAGCACCAAGACGGAACTTTTTTGCACTTAGGGCCTGATTGGTTGTATTTAAACATAACCGCTACCAACAAAGGACCAAAGTGACATCTTatttggcaaaaacaaaacaaaatggattaaaaatatacatacagaggTCTGGAAACAGTGAAGAATGCccactttaaagcaataaaaatcaatcatccttgtttttaaattaatgtgatatttgcaaaatatatccATGTCCatgtttcttcttctttagtTCACTTTATACAATTCAGACGGCCCATCTTTGTTAATGTGCTGTCACACTAGTGTAAATAAACATGCTGAACTCCGGGAGTTTGCCGTATGGAATCCAAACCATCAGAGCCAGATCCAGTAGCTCAATCTTAGTTGCAACTCATTCCAACTGGTGAAACAGATTATCCTCCTAATTTTTGAAAACCTTAGCCAGATGAGATATTGTGTGTATGTGATAtcgtgtgtgtgggtgtgggtgtgggtgtgggtgtgtgtgtacatgtacaaGTTTGCCAGAGCAGCGTGAGAGTGAGTGCATCCCAGAGAGAGGAGTGACATACAAACAACCGTACACAATGGCCCGAAAGACATGGGCAGCCAGACACTGAATTTCCCCCAAAACAAACCTGAGGCTGAGCGATGGGGGAATGAAGTGACAGGTTTAGAAAATGAAGCCTAAGGCAGGATGCCTCGGCCATAACATTCCCACGACACTGGAGGATGCGAAGCAGCGACAGGGATCAGGGATCGACTCTGGCTGCACTTGGATGGATTCCCTGGGTCTGCAGCTGAGGATCCCTGGAACTTCCCCAGAGGGCATTTGCAGTGGCCTCTGACAGTGGCTCTCCACCTCTTCAGTGAGAAAGTCTCAGGGATCCCAGAATCTGAGCCTGGGTATCCCGTCCTCCTGGTCTCAGCATAGATACCATCCCTTCTAGAGACTCGGCCAAAAACTATCACTGCCTTGCACTGCCACCTCAGCCTTAGCAGGGGGCTCTCCTTCTGTCCCTGTGGGATCCCTGAGTTTGAGGTAATGCCAACATGCCGTATGCTATGTAGCAGGAACGAACAAAGTCAGGTAGTCACTTTAAAACTCAAGCAATCAAAATTCCTATTAGTCAGTTTCTGTTATCTCAGTAATACCTTATAGTGAGAAAGTTTCTCCACACAGCTTATAATGTGTggggtaaaggaaaaaaatattgctagaatatgatacaaatattttaaaaagttcagcGTTGAAACTCCCTcttaaagggaaggaaaagagacaTATTATGTTTCCACCTTCTATTTTCCCATCCTTGGCTTTGAGGTAAAAGAGCACCAGGGTTCCTGTAAAGCTGGTTAAGGGTCCTCCAGGCTCCTGAACCCGCACAACAATCCTAGGGAAATCCTGAGCCGTCTGCTTCCCACGTGTGTAACCGTACCTCTGGGCATGTCTATACAGCTCGTTAATTCAGTTTCAAAATCTacagcatttttaaaacaaaatgacataggTGCATTCCTTAAATGCCAGCCATGAAatcatcactaaaaaaaaaataggaagaaagaaacttgtcagattatatatacataagtCAAATAAAATTCTCTCCTTTTTTAAGGTGTTTTATTTGGTCTGTTGAAGACATGTTTATGGCTGCTTCTAAAAGCCCTTAGGAAGAGTCTCAAATGACATTCTACAGTTTGATGTTTTGTTCCAGTGTTGTCAGGTTCTTAAACTACACTGTAGGTGTAAATTGtttcaccaaaagaaaaaaaaaaaaaaaagaacacacccCAAATGGGCCCattaaacacagaaaaaaaacttcatttataATTAGTGAATTTTAGTCACACCAAAATAATGATCTAACCTGTCCAAATATGCACGTCCCCAGTGAACTGAATCCTCTTCTTTAAAAACTGGTCAGATCTGAAGATCAAGTTAAACCCTGAGGGTTGCTATATAGCTGTAACATGATTTCAAATTGATATTGgcattcatttttctatattttcctatATTTATCCTAAAGAAGCTTCCTGGATCATAGTATTTAGGGAGAAATTAAATGGGTTTTATATCATTCTGGGAAATGCCAGTAAATTCTCAGTTTCTCAGGGTTTACTCCTAGATCAATGTCATTCAACCTCTACATGATGCAAGGATATGGACAAGAAGtatttcaaatacaaaattcttaGCTCTGTGTCATAAATAAATTTGGGTAAAACCGCAAGCCTTCCACTGAATCGTCTCGGCAAAGATGGCCCATCTTCTCTGCAAGAAGCAACCTAGGAATCAAGGGGGAAAACCAccgtcatccatccatccactcagaAACACAAACACTAGTTGAAGTGAAGAGCGAAGACCTTGCTCACCTTTCTTTAGCCAGGAGGACAGACATTCCCACGAGCTTAGCAAACTCTTCTGATGTTAGGGATCCCTTTTCTGAAACCTAACAAACACACAGCAGGAAAACGTGATTAAGTTAGGCCACCTAGGCAATAGCCTGGGAAGAGTACCTACCAGTAAACTCAGGAAATAACTGACAACTTTCTACTAAAATTCAAAGACTGCTCACTTTAGAActaaatctttttcactaatgcTTAATTCTACAACAGTTAAAGGACCCAGAACAAATACAGGAGAGGCTAAACCATCTCGAAGCACTACGTAATGTAAAAAGTCACTGTACTGAAGCCTGAAAAGAACTAACCTGTACTTGACAAGGAACATAAAACAAATTCTAATTGAGTGCATAGTACTTGCACCAGTAAAGGACCCTTACACATatgaatagttttaaaatatgtggTAGAAATATCCATAGCCATGGTGCTTTCATctggtttaaaataaaatgtgtaataaaTGTGAGTTATTCAAATTATACAGGCTCACCTCAGAGGCTCTGAGGCGATATTTCAGATATCCTAATGAGTATCATCAGCAGTTTGGCCAGTAAAATCCACCTAAACTAGAGTTGCTTTCCGTATTTTTTGAAGCAATTATTTCACAAAACAATGAATGGTGTTTTATAATGCAGCTTCTGTAGGtatcagtggggaaaaaaagttcaACCACGGGTAACATTCTGATTTACAAAGTTAAGAACTTGTTCTCAAGACTGAGTTTCAAATGAAAAGAGAGCAAGCTCCTCACTAATTCCTACTCTCCTTACAAGGTATTACGGGCGTTGGCAAGTTTCAAAACGCTTTCAAAGCACAAGTGTGATTAATAGTTATTCATTGTTAATGACAAAGCGTTTTCAACTGGGTCTGTGAATGTTACTTTTCAGTAAAGTTAAATTCAAAAGGAAATCCTGTTTCTCAAGTTGCTAAGCACCGGGGTCTTCGCGTGGCAAGGTCTCAGGACGGGAGGAAGCGGGGTTCCCGTACCGTCTCCAAGGCTGAGGCCACCATTTCCTCCTCCTTGTGGGACTGCAGTTCAATGACCATGACGCCACTGTCAAACACTCGGAGCCTAAAAATCGCAGACAAAAGCTGTGAACATCTGGGATCTCCAGCCCCTGAGGAGGTGcaagtatttttcactttcatttaagTCCAGGTATGAGGGGCAACATTAACACAAAACAACCTTCAAAATGTAACAACCACGGGTAACCACGCCATAACTAAAAAGCTCGTGAATAAacaaacagtaaataaaattctGAGCTACAGTTCACATGCTAAATGAGATATGCCTGGTACGATTTTTTAACCCGAGAATAAGGAAAACACAGTCCACAGCTGAATGATGTAATTCTGCTTCTCCAGAGACCAGGAGACGTGTCTAAGGGCATAGGGACTGGTCACTGTGACCTCAGGGGAGGAACCAACGTTCTTCAGGCCAAGTGACTTCTGCCCACATTAATATAACGGCAGGAGGGACAAGATGCTGGCTCACCACATGGGACAGCAGGCCTGGCAGGGCCTTCCTGCCCACTCAGTGCAGAACTGTAGCTACAACTGGCGAACTTCCTGCAGAAGCTCTTTTACCTGAGAGGTAACTTCAGTGCTGCCAGCATCTTGCATGCATTCACCAAATCTTCTGGTGAGAGCAactagtggggaaaaaaacccagtttACACTGCAAATTAATACAGTATTGCTATATAATTATAGTGACCACTAAAATAGAAGAGGACGTTTAAAAATGATCATGTATCAAGGATTTTAGGTGGCTTAATCACTACAAGGTAAAAAGGCTTAACAAAGAAGCAGAGACGTCTCTTTattaaaacagaaatataataatTCAAGTCATGTATGTAATTTTAATGGTCttatacacacattaaaaaatagagacACAATActgaaaatcaactatatttaaattttaaaaaggtgaaaaaagtaaaaagaaacaagtgaaattttaatacatatttttatttaacccagtgGATCCAAAAATTCAACATATAATTGATATAAAAGTTATTAATGAGATAGTTAACACTTTATTCTGTACTAAATCTTCTAAATCCAGTGTGTAatttacacttacagcacatctcaatttggatTAACTACATTTCAAGTTCACAGTGGCCACATGTAGCTAGCTAGTGGCTACCCTCCCCGACCATGTGGCCTTGAAGAATCAGCCCAGTGTGGTGCTGACAGGCACAGGTGTGAGTCACACACAGTGGCTCCAGAGCCAGCCCAGCCTGGATCCGAAGCCCTGTCAAGCCAGGAGTGGCCATCgtcaaattatttaatctttctaagcctcaatttcttcacccCCTAGTCACCCCCTAGATGGGGACAGAATAAGAAGCTACCTTACTGAGCTGTTGGGAGGATAAATAAGGTAACATGTGCAGAGTGCCTGGTGGACAGTAGGTAGTCGCTGGTGGCAGTTAAGATGACTGCTCAAATAAAAACAGAGCAGAGGCTTAACTCGTGGGACCCGGGTGAGTGCTGCAGAGATGTGTGTGAGTTGTTCGTGTGGAGGTGACTGCTGACACCACAAAACGGTTTGGCTTCAGGGGCACAAGTGCACAGACAGACCCTTGGAGGCCATGGGCATCTGGACGTGAAGGGGCAGCGAGAGCTGACGTACAGCCACTGCTGATTCAGAGCCACAGGAGCGGGGCAGCTTTCGCTCCATATTATCCACAAGCAGTCTGTATCCAACCCGGCTCACTCAAAAGAGCTAACTGTCACAGACAGGGCATCGTGCACAACCTTATTCTTCACAATACAAACACAGGATATGAGAGCTCTGAGGTATCACTCCATCTAAATCCTTACTTTAAAGGTAAGAAACCTGAgtcccagagaggttaaggaaggTACTCCAGGTCACTCAGCAAAATCAGGAACAGAATCTACCTCCTAGTATTCCCTTCACTGCACTATGCTGCTTCTCAAAATAGTTTTAATACCCACAGCCCTTCCTCAAATTGTATTCAATGTAGAGGAGTTTGCTTTATATCAAGAAAGTCTATATTTAGCTTAAAGAATCTCTAAATATTCTTACTTCCATTCCTCGAGCTCGGTTTACTAAACAGTACACTTCCGTGAGTGACATTATTCCCCCTCGTTCctgttaaaatatgaaataaaaagaagtatTATGGTTAGTACAGGTTAGCACTTCTtgacagaaatcaaaatcagagTGAAATCAGAAATCATACAATCTCTTATGGagcttttgaaaattatatttacaCACAGGGGAACCTATTCAGATACCATGAAGCACTTCAAATTCCATATTTAGACTTTAATGTCATTATTACTGTTTAACATTTACTTAAATGAAAAGAGGGGTTGTACACCATGTTTCAAAAAGTGTATTTAAATAGTTTAAGTTATTCCAGCTAATAAATGAAGTAATTATAGAATTAAATAAGAATATCACCATTTTGCAGCCCCTAATGAAGTAACAGATCCAGATAATGATTGTCAGTAGCTGCTAACATCATACACACAAAAAGACAATCAGATATTAGGCACCTCCTGATGGAAATGCACAACACCGTCTATGAAATACTGTtgtcagaaaaaaacaaagttctAGCTGTAACTACCAGTTTATAGGGTAACACATTAACTTATAACTTAGCAAAATCTAGACTCTGAGACACTAAGATAAACTACTAGTTTCTCCACTAAATAAACTGTATAGCAGACAAAAGAGATGGGAGAAGGGAAAAACATATAGAATTAAAAAACACACTTGAAAGAGAAATCAAACAATTTCAATGTATCCTGGTTTGAAAAAATCAACTCTAAGAGGAAATGTAAACACTAACTAGATATTTGATaatattgaaaaattatttttaactttttaggtGTGAAATGGgattataatttcatttaaaggcatctttatcattataattacatattgaaatatttacatatagCAATGTGATGTttggaatttgctttaaaataattttgcgaGGCAGCTGGTTTACAGATGAAGCTGGATGATGGGCACAAAGGAGCTCATTACACTCTTCTGTTTCATCATATGTTTGAAGTATTTCTTCATATGGGGGCTTAATAAAGTTTTGACTGCCTGAATAATGTCAGACTAGGAGATGAATCTGTATTATGAAATTATTACTAGTCCACTATATTAAGACTAGATATATGAAAATGTGTCTAAATATATTCAGATCATACATTTCCTTTTGAAAATAGGAGATAAGAAAAAGCTCCTATCAAACAGACTGAGATAtctgaaatggaaattaaaaacaatttagaaGATTACTGATAAAGAACTCATTAATAGGTACACTGAATTAGTTTAATattactgaaaggaaaaataccatactGGTTGAACAGTGACATCGCGGAAGGAGTTATGCTCTTGTTAAGATTTCTGATAACATGGAAATAATTTAACATAATTTAAAGAGACCATCTAGGTTTTGTTGTTACCTCTAACGGCGCCTGCAATATTCCGGCCAGCTGTTTGGCCAGCTGCATGTGGTACTGTGTGCCCGAGCCGtaggtttccctggtaaccgggTTAGCTATGCCCATGCTCAGCAAATAGGATTTAAACCTGATGGTCTACAACGAGAGAAGACAATGCACAAGAAGACTCTGCAGAACTGGACTCCATCCAGCATCTGAAATCCTTCATCATACATTTGGTCCTACTCCATCATCTCTGTATCTACCCATTTCTTCTGCTGTGTCTGGGCTGTGAACTACATACGAGTAGACTTCTAGTAGTTCCCTATCAAAATGCAATTATTATTCTTCCTTCTCCTGTCTTAATCTCATACTCCGTTTACCCCACAAGTTTGGTGGCAGAGGAGACTTAGGTAACAACTATTCTCTGTTTAATGCAACCAAGTGATACAACTGAAACGTAAAAAGGAAAATGGCTATGACCAGATTGTAGACAAAGAAACAGATATCAAACTTATGGGTATGTCTAAAATGCCACTCCTTACGCATTTCAATACCTCTGGTTTCTACATTCCAAGAAAGGGTATTAAAATATCCTTTAATCCTACTAGAACTAACGAAGTTTTTAAGGCTGATTTTTTCTTTAGCATGTTCATATATCCTCAAGTcctaaaagaaatcaaacactaCATTAAGAAAGGAAACCAACAAATCACCAAAATGTCATTGGATTATTTGTGTAATCTAGTTTCTAATGCCTTAAAAAAGCAATCCATTTACCTCATCTTCTGTGATATCACCTTGCTTGTCTTTAATCTTATTAGCAATTGATTTTGATAACTCCACCATTTCCTTAGCCTGTCAAGAGAACAGTAAAAGATCGAAAAGAAATAATGTCCCCAAAGCGTCTgctaacaaaatatattttcagaactATATCATAATTGGTATCAATTTAATAGATGTAAATGATGCGTACCTTCACCATTAGTTTGCTGAGGTCTT
This window encodes:
- the VPS36 gene encoding vacuolar protein-sorting-associated protein 36, with protein sequence MDRFVWTSGLLEINETLVIQQRGVRIYDGEEKIKFDAGTLLLSTHRLIWRDQKNHECCMAIPLSQIVFIEEQAAGIGKSAKIVVHLHPAANKEPGPFQSSKNSYIKLSFKEHGQIEFYRRLSEEMTQRRWENMPVSQSLQTKRGPQPGRIRAVGIVGIERKLEEKRKETDKNISEAFEDLSKLMVKAKEMVELSKSIANKIKDKQGDITEDETIRFKSYLLSMGIANPVTRETYGSGTQYHMQLAKQLAGILQAPLEERGGIMSLTEVYCLVNRARGMELLSPEDLVNACKMLAALKLPLRLRVFDSGVMVIELQSHKEEEMVASALETVSEKGSLTSEEFAKLVGMSVLLAKERLLLAEKMGHLCRDDSVEGLRFYPNLFMTQS